From a single Bacillus pseudomycoides DSM 12442 genomic region:
- a CDS encoding helix-turn-helix domain-containing protein produces MGFYVDIKRLTCKRGITLDQLSDKTGIHKANLSRMAYGEPVTMRTVNKIAIALNIKEANELLTFRKEEY; encoded by the coding sequence ATGGGATTCTATGTAGATATCAAAAGATTAACTTGCAAGAGAGGAATCACATTAGATCAACTCAGTGATAAAACAGGGATTCACAAGGCTAATCTTAGTAGAATGGCTTACGGAGAACCTGTAACAATGAGAACGGTCAATAAGATTGCTATAGCGTTAAACATTAAAGAAGCTAATGAATTGCTAACATTTAGAAAAGAAGAATACTAA
- a CDS encoding MarR family transcriptional regulator, which yields MVTTEMTGKELVEAGYELVSLAQKEARKKYLNSMSQRDGRHFIMMKRDNFKVIKENLTLQQHGVLLYLATCMKINRGGKLFTEKGDLLTVKHLVASLDKTRSQVNKTLSELESNGLITRETVGKTTYVNMTDAVFVCEKLKEEYKVVKIFKAHLQEKAKSISLNALGLFGMMLSYMSWNTNLIVENPDEEETSRIVLLKRKHLEGLLGLSRPTVKKLMDELGKNRLIVEIKSVTEAICLDPKAVSRQAKKITLEELLDNIEKASFSKDNFKK from the coding sequence ATGGTTACTACAGAAATGACAGGTAAAGAATTAGTCGAAGCAGGATATGAACTTGTGAGTCTAGCTCAAAAGGAAGCCCGAAAGAAATACCTAAATAGTATGAGCCAACGAGATGGGAGACATTTTATCATGATGAAACGAGATAATTTCAAAGTAATCAAAGAGAATTTAACTTTACAGCAGCATGGAGTATTACTTTATTTAGCAACTTGTATGAAAATTAATCGAGGTGGGAAATTGTTCACTGAGAAAGGTGATCTACTAACAGTTAAACACTTGGTAGCAAGCTTAGATAAAACACGTTCTCAAGTTAATAAAACCCTATCAGAATTAGAATCTAATGGATTAATCACTCGTGAGACGGTAGGGAAAACAACTTATGTAAATATGACTGACGCAGTATTTGTTTGTGAGAAATTAAAAGAGGAATACAAGGTAGTTAAAATCTTCAAAGCTCACCTACAAGAGAAAGCAAAGTCTATCTCGTTAAATGCTCTAGGGTTGTTTGGAATGATGCTTTCTTATATGAGTTGGAATACTAACTTAATTGTTGAGAATCCTGATGAGGAAGAAACTAGTAGGATTGTACTCTTAAAGCGTAAGCACCTAGAGGGGTTGCTTGGACTGTCTCGGCCTACTGTTAAAAAGTTAATGGACGAGTTAGGGAAGAATCGCTTGATTGTAGAGATTAAGTCGGTCACAGAAGCTATCTGTTTAGATCCTAAAGCAGTAAGTCGTCAAGCTAAAAAGATTACTTTGGAGGAACTACTGGATAATATCGAGAAAGCCTCCTTCTCTAAAGATAACTTCAAGAAATAA
- a CDS encoding BRO family protein: MNNLLVFDHEELGQVRSIKQGEEIYFVAKDVSDILEFRDAYTATRGLDDDEKLLHTIYVAGQNREVTLINESGLYGLILTSRKPQAKAFKKWITSEVLPSIRKDGGYLVTTEEDDEQAIMAKALLLAQRTLERKNVQLKQAEETIKIQVPKVEYTDKVLSTEGYYTATEVAKIFGMRSPQGLYNKLVDKKIIYKSRKKNYLHKAEYSFLRDENYIRYQTTAFGLQMLFSELGRYWIAQQLGIITQ, translated from the coding sequence ATGAATAACTTACTAGTGTTTGACCATGAAGAATTAGGACAAGTTAGAAGTATCAAACAAGGAGAAGAAATTTACTTTGTAGCTAAAGATGTATCAGACATTTTAGAGTTTAGGGACGCATACACCGCTACTAGAGGGCTGGACGATGATGAAAAGCTCTTACACACAATTTATGTAGCAGGTCAAAACAGAGAAGTAACACTTATTAACGAGTCAGGTCTCTACGGTTTAATTCTAACGAGTCGCAAGCCACAAGCTAAAGCCTTTAAGAAATGGATTACCAGTGAGGTGCTACCTAGTATCCGTAAAGATGGTGGCTATCTTGTAACAACTGAGGAAGATGATGAACAAGCTATCATGGCTAAAGCGTTATTGCTAGCTCAGAGAACACTCGAAAGAAAGAATGTACAACTTAAGCAAGCTGAGGAGACTATTAAGATACAAGTTCCAAAGGTTGAATACACTGACAAGGTTCTTTCCACAGAAGGATACTACACAGCAACCGAGGTAGCAAAGATATTTGGTATGCGATCACCTCAAGGGTTGTATAACAAGTTAGTGGATAAGAAAATTATCTATAAGAGCAGAAAAAAGAATTACCTCCACAAAGCAGAGTATTCATTCCTAAGAGATGAGAATTACATCAGATACCAAACTACAGCGTTCGGACTTCAAATGTTGTTCTCCGAGTTGGGACGCTATTGGATTGCTCAACAGTTAGGAATTATTACTCAGTAA
- a CDS encoding HGGxSTG domain-containing protein, translating into MNKPAPRKGARPSKLDDPRLKALAEKVAVAKEKDNQEALKKLRSQLKKEPTICGAIKGDGRLCLRKPHIKEDGSTNGKCPFHGGKSTGQKTEEGRKKAMANLNPRANLIHGAYSKEFKEMLSQGETDLYNGLMDYYIENYEVDPFNLVLVDRFAINTVKSMRMDSKDFLRDSKAYNDTEVKLIRFAESLGLNQKFKQSKEHKDNASKVDLNALFDMGNEQ; encoded by the coding sequence ATGAATAAACCAGCACCAAGAAAAGGAGCTAGACCATCTAAATTAGATGATCCAAGACTGAAAGCTTTAGCTGAGAAGGTTGCGGTTGCCAAGGAGAAAGACAATCAGGAAGCTCTCAAGAAACTCCGTAGCCAGCTCAAGAAGGAACCGACTATATGCGGTGCTATCAAGGGTGACGGTAGGTTGTGCCTGAGAAAGCCACACATTAAAGAGGATGGTTCTACTAATGGAAAATGTCCGTTCCATGGCGGTAAGTCTACCGGGCAAAAAACTGAGGAGGGGAGGAAGAAAGCTATGGCAAATTTAAACCCCAGAGCTAACCTTATTCACGGAGCTTACTCAAAAGAATTCAAAGAGATGCTATCTCAAGGGGAGACTGACTTGTACAACGGGTTAATGGATTACTACATTGAAAACTATGAGGTCGATCCGTTTAACCTTGTACTCGTAGACCGATTTGCTATCAATACTGTTAAATCTATGAGAATGGACTCTAAGGACTTCTTGCGAGATAGCAAAGCTTACAACGATACTGAGGTAAAACTTATCCGTTTCGCTGAGTCCCTAGGATTGAACCAAAAGTTTAAGCAATCTAAGGAACATAAAGATAACGCTAGTAAAGTAGATCTTAATGCGTTATTTGACATGGGAAATGAACAGTAA